In the Leptospira neocaledonica genome, ACATTCCAGAGAAAATCGAGATATAATTCGTTTATACAATGAGATCACTGCGGAAGGAAATTCCGAGTTGATCCGAGGACTTTCCTCCGATATGGAAAGTGTTTCTGCCAAGGTATATACTTCCTTATTGGCAGAAGCAAAAAAGTCCGGATCCGTCGGCAAAGAAGTGGATGAGAAAATTTTTGCCTTCTGTATAGATAATCTTTTTATGATACTTCAATTCTCTTATGCAACTGAATATTATCGTGAAAGAATGAAGGTCTATTTGGGAAAAGACTTTGATAACGATGAGAAGGTTGTAAAAGGTATGATGTCTTTTATTCGCAGGGCACTGGAGAAAAAGTAGTCCTGCTGATTAGACAATCTTACTGAGCCACAAACTCAAATCTTTTCATTACGCCAAATTCCAAAATTGCAGATCTACTTTCGGAATTGATCGTTTTTCCGACTGCTTCCATTAACTTTTGCTGCACTAGATACGCGCCCGGATTACTCAAATCAACTCCTATCAACCCGTCCTTGGAAGAAAAGGTAGTTTGGGAATAAGAATTTAAACTATATTTCCACTCGTAAAATTGAAATCCTGCGTAAACGGAAATTGTAGGGGTGACTCGATAAACCAATCTATAGAGAAGCTGGAAACCTTGTGCGTCCCAAGAGACATTCTGCCCTTGTTTAACAAATGCTACCTGTGAGAGATTTGTAGGGACAAGGAAAGATACTATACTTCCATCCTGGTGTCCGGACAAGGTTAGATTATGATATTCTAATCTATTTTCCCATCTTTCTCCCGAACGAATGGTGGCTTTTAATCCGATCGTATATCCTTTAAGTGTTTCGCTAAAATTCATTGCACCTTGAGAATATAAATACAGTCCTGTATCTATATAATAAGATGTGGATAAATTTGAATCTTGAGATTGTCCCCAGAAGTATTGGTATCCGATTGTAGGCCTTAAATCGAATCTATCATTTGTAAAAGCAAGAAAAGACAATTCGTTTTTTAAAGAGCTTTGTCTTTCCGGAAAACTTCCATTACTGTAAATCATTCCGCTCGCATAAGAATGACTATTGTATGTGCTTCTGTTTCCTAGATATGATCCGGTAATTCCTCCCGACCATCTTTTCCAAGTGTAGATGGCTCCATACGTCTCGGATAATTTCGGAGAGTGTGTTGGCTTATCGATTATTGTAGGAAGTGTCCCGGAAGCTAATCCAACTTTGCTTTGGATCTGCACAGGTAATTCCTGGGTTTCAGGAGAATATCTTCCTGCTCCTAAGCCGAAGGTGATTTCTAAATCGTTTCGTTTTAATTGGTCTATATGAAAGTTTACGATTGGCTTTGGGGCTTCTGCAGTTATAGGAGCAGTCGTTTGTTCTATTTGTGCCTGTTTTTTTTCCTCCTCTTTGGGAGGTTTAACAGGCTCATTGAAACTTACAGTATTAATCTCGGACTTGTTTAATTGGATCGTTTTTCCTTCCGATGTTTTGATCGACATGCTTGTTGCAGTTTGCTGTAATATTTCTGCACGAATGATTTGACCGTTTTTTAAATAGATGGTCTTCATTTCAGCGAACAAGGAAACGATGGGTAGAAATAGGAAAATAATTATAAGAAGGGATCTGAAACGACACAATTTCATTTTCGACGTATTCTGTATCTCAAAGGGATTGAGGCAATAATTTAATGTTCTTAATTTAGCTTCACAGATAAATTTCGATTATTGAGAAAACTCAAATCTTTTCATCACTCCGAATTCTAAAGAAGATGCTCTATTTGCGGCAGCTGTTGATTTTGCTACGGTTTGTAACATTAGATTGCTGAGAATGACTACGTCTAACGTGGGAGGTGATGTTATATCTCCGAGTCCTTGAAATCTTTGCCCCATAGAGTTTATTGAATATTTCCATTCGAATAATTGTATCCCCACCCAAAAAGAAATCGTATAGGTCCAACGATAGAATAGTTTATTAGAAAAATTGAATCCTTTTGCCGTCCAAGTTGTGGTTAGATCGGATCGGTAATAATCAAAGTAAGTGCCGTCTGTAGTGGCAGTATTGTTGACTGCGCCAACGTACTGAGCCCCAGTAAGAGATAAATAATGAAGTTCAACCCGATCCTCCCATCTTTCTCCGAAACGAATTGTCGCTTTTATCCCAACCGAAGGTCCCTTTAAAATCTCTAAAAAATCATAATTAAATTTCATTACCGAAACCAATGAGTTCGCATAATACTCGTTAGCTGTAGTGTTATTATCTACCGTTTTGCCCCAGAATTGTGAATATCCGAAACTAGGCCTTATATCCAATCTTTGATTACTAAAAGCCAGATAAGAGACATCTAACTTCAAAGAATTTTGTCTTTCTGGAAATGTGCC is a window encoding:
- a CDS encoding LA_0442/LA_0875 N-terminal domain-containing protein encodes the protein MKLCRFRSLLIIIFLFLPIVSLFAEMKTIYLKNGQIIRAEILQQTATSMSIKTSEGKTIQLNKSEINTVSFNEPVKPPKEEEKKQAQIEQTTAPITAEAPKPIVNFHIDQLKRNDLEITFGLGAGRYSPETQELPVQIQSKVGLASGTLPTIIDKPTHSPKLSETYGAIYTWKRWSGGITGSYLGNRSTYNSHSYASGMIYSNGSFPERQSSLKNELSFLAFTNDRFDLRPTIGYQYFWGQSQDSNLSTSYYIDTGLYLYSQGAMNFSETLKGYTIGLKATIRSGERWENRLEYHNLTLSGHQDGSIVSFLVPTNLSQVAFVKQGQNVSWDAQGFQLLYRLVYRVTPTISVYAGFQFYEWKYSLNSYSQTTFSSKDGLIGVDLSNPGAYLVQQKLMEAVGKTINSESRSAILEFGVMKRFEFVAQ
- a CDS encoding TetR/AcrR family transcriptional regulator, translated to MAEFTASKYNRDTFDKIPEEKRTRILSVAIAEFANRGFNNANTNIIAKKAGISVGSLYKYFDTKEDFFLTAVGYGIHQLEKTLEEVLSEESDLFGKIERILRIIQKHSRENRDIIRLYNEITAEGNSELIRGLSSDMESVSAKVYTSLLAEAKKSGSVGKEVDEKIFAFCIDNLFMILQFSYATEYYRERMKVYLGKDFDNDEKVVKGMMSFIRRALEKK
- a CDS encoding LA_0442/LA_0875 N-terminal domain-containing protein, whose amino-acid sequence is MGSSNIRICLLFLLVSSPIIELFSEQQTIYMRNGQILRGEVIQQTATTMQIKMEDGKVKQLNKKEIQRVSYKEPTAQEKKESEEKIKQQSTIVEEPPPPTPEPTKKSELEGDKGASPYTIDQAKRKDLEIYFGAGLGTYRPATENYLDHVSAKAGNLTGATPMQVDDPAYKRGLAYSLGAIYYWKKFAFGFAANHFAGKTSERMTVYGGNSILQEFHGTFPERQNSLKLDVSYLAFSNQRLDIRPSFGYSQFWGKTVDNNTTANEYYANSLVSVMKFNYDFLEILKGPSVGIKATIRFGERWEDRVELHYLSLTGAQYVGAVNNTATTDGTYFDYYRSDLTTTWTAKGFNFSNKLFYRWTYTISFWVGIQLFEWKYSINSMGQRFQGLGDITSPPTLDVVILSNLMLQTVAKSTAAANRASSLEFGVMKRFEFSQ